A stretch of the Solanum dulcamara chromosome 6, daSolDulc1.2, whole genome shotgun sequence genome encodes the following:
- the LOC129893059 gene encoding uncharacterized protein LOC129893059, translating to MAKSLSYAGRLQLIRAVLFGVQAYWSQLFLMPKKVIKLIEATCRSYLWTGESTITKKAMVAWEKICLPKGAGGLNIPNLQLWNRAAICKLLWDLSMHKEKLWITWVHTYYIKRQDITTMDIPQQSSWMTRKILTMRKYWITLGYINKIVHNNKFYIAKAYKMLRGEVVNVAWSKMISKNIAEPKHVFILWLNFHGRLRTKDILISWNMNVDPMCV from the coding sequence ATGGCCAAAAGCTTGTCATATGCAGGAAGATTACAGCTCATTAGAGCTGTGTTATTTGGAGTGCAAGCTTATTGGTCTCAACTGTTTCTAATGCCTAAGAAAGTAATCAAGTTGATAGAGGCTACTTGTAGAAGTTATCTGTGGACTGGGGAATCTACAATAACAAAAAAAGCTATGGTGGCATGGGAGAAAATTTGTCTTCCAAAAGGAGCTGGAGGCTTGAACATTCCAAATCTACAACTATGGAACCGAGCTGCAATTTGTAAGTTGCTTTGGGATTTAAGCATGCACAAAGAGAAATTATGGATTACTTGGGTTCACACGTACTACATAAAGAGGCAAGATATAACGACTATGGATATACCCCAACAATCCTCATGGATGACTAGGAAGATATTGACTATGAGAAAATACTGGATTACACTGGGATACATCAACAAGATAGTTCATAATAATAAATTCTATATTGCTAAGGCCTACAAAATGCTTAGAGGTGAAGTAGTAAATGTGGCCTGGAGCAAAATGATAAGTAAGAATATTGCAGAGCCTAAACATGTTTTTATCTTATGGCTTAATTTTCATGGGAGGTTAAGGACCAAAGATATTTTGATCAGCTGGAATATGAATGTAGATCCTATGTGTGTGTGA
- the LOC129891475 gene encoding homeobox protein knotted-1-like LET12 isoform X1: protein MEFQDHFSQEMALHQQQQQQQQNAAVLRSMLPESPHHNARKSPPTWLNTSLLRQQHSHFAANASSPSSAVAAGGNNFLHLQTTNSDSSNSNQWLSPTAAAAATGGGGTGVGGGHSDELSESMNFAKKMSQQHSGGGGEENNNNNNNEEENSWEREKCKADILNHPLYDQLLSAHVSCLRIATPVDQLPRIDAQLAQSQNVVAKYSVLGQGQPPLDDKDLDQFMTHYVLLLSSFKEQLQQHVRVHAMEAVMACWELEQSLQSLTGVAPGEGTGATMSDDDDDQADSDTNFLDGGFDGPDSMGFGPLVPTESERSLMERVRQELKHELKQGYKEKIVDIREEILRKRRAGKLPGDTTSVLKAWWQSHSKWPYPTEEDKARLVQETGLQLKQINNWFINQRKRNWHSNPSTSSSQKSKRKSSAGEIKQ, encoded by the exons ATGGAGTTTCAGGACCACTTTTCTCAAGAAATGGCTcttcatcaacaacaacaacaacaacaacaaaacgcCGCCGTTTTACGTTCTATGTTACCTGAATCTCCTCATCACAACGCTAGAAAATCACCTCCTACTTGGCTCAACACTTCCCTCCTCCGTCAACAACATAGCCACTTCGCCGCCAACGCTTCCTCACCTTCCTCCGCCGTCGCTGCCGGAGGGAACAATTTCCTTCACCTACAGACAACTAACTCTGACTCGTCAAACTCTAACCAGTGGCTGTCCCCTACCGCCGCCGCCGCCGCTACCGGAGGTGGAGGTACCGGCGTCGGCGGAGGGCATAGTGATGAGTTATCGGAGTCGATGAATTTCGCGAAGAAGATGAGTCAACAGCATAgcggaggaggaggagaagaaaacaataataataacaataatgaggAGGAGAATTCGTGGGAGAGAGAGAAATGTAAAGCGGATATATTGAATCATCCTTTATACGATCAGTTACTGTCGGCACACGTTTCGTGCCTGAGAATTGCGACGCCGGTGGATCAATTACCGAGGATTGACGCACAGCTAGCTCAATCGCAGAACGTGGTAGCCAAGTACTCTGTACTTGGACAAGGTCAACCACCTCTAGATGATAAAGACCTCGATCAATTTATG ACACATTACGTTCTGTTGCTCTCTTCTTTTAAAGAACAACTGCAACAACATGTCCGCGTACATGCAATGGAAGCTGTCATGGCTTGCTGGGAGCTAGAACAATCTCTACAAAGCTTAACAG GGGTAGCACCTGGTGAAGGTACAGGAGCAACCATgtctgatgatgatgatgaccaGGCTGATAGTGACACAAACTTTTTGGACGGAGGTTTTGATGGACCAGATAGCATGGGTTTTGGTCCTCTTGTACCTACTGAAAGTGAGAGGTCCTTGATGGAGCGTGTTAGGCAAGAACTCAAGCATGAGCTCAAACAG GGTTATAAGGAAAAGATTGTTGACATTAGAGAGGAAATTTTACGCAAAAGAAGAGCAGGAAAGTTGCCTGGTGACACAACATCTGTCTTGAAAGCTTGGTGGCAATCACATTCTAAGTGGCCTTATCCAACT GAGGAAGACAAAGCACGATTAGTGCAAGAAACAGGTTTACAACTGAAGCAGATTAACAATTGGTTTATTAACCAAAGGAAGAGGAACTGGCACAGCAATCCATCAACGTCTTCTTCTCAGAAAAGCAAACGCAAGAG TAGTGCAGGTGAAATCAAGCAGTAA
- the LOC129891475 gene encoding homeobox protein knotted-1-like LET12 isoform X2, with amino-acid sequence MEFQDHFSQEMALHQQQQQQQQNAAVLRSMLPESPHHNARKSPPTWLNTSLLRQQHSHFAANASSPSSAVAAGGNNFLHLQTTNSDSSNSNQWLSPTAAAAATGGGGTGVGGGHSDELSESMNFAKKMSQQHSGGGGEENNNNNNNEEENSWEREKCKADILNHPLYDQLLSAHVSCLRIATPVDQLPRIDAQLAQSQNVVAKYSVLGQGQPPLDDKDLDQFMTHYVLLLSSFKEQLQQHVRVHAMEAVMACWELEQSLQSLTGVAPGEGTGATMSDDDDDQADSDTNFLDGGFDGPDSMGFGPLVPTESERSLMERVRQELKHELKQGYKEKIVDIREEILRKRRAGKLPGDTTSVLKAWWQSHSKWPYPTEEDKARLVQETGLQLKQINNWFINQRKRNWHSNPSTSSSQKSKRKSAGEIKQ; translated from the exons ATGGAGTTTCAGGACCACTTTTCTCAAGAAATGGCTcttcatcaacaacaacaacaacaacaacaaaacgcCGCCGTTTTACGTTCTATGTTACCTGAATCTCCTCATCACAACGCTAGAAAATCACCTCCTACTTGGCTCAACACTTCCCTCCTCCGTCAACAACATAGCCACTTCGCCGCCAACGCTTCCTCACCTTCCTCCGCCGTCGCTGCCGGAGGGAACAATTTCCTTCACCTACAGACAACTAACTCTGACTCGTCAAACTCTAACCAGTGGCTGTCCCCTACCGCCGCCGCCGCCGCTACCGGAGGTGGAGGTACCGGCGTCGGCGGAGGGCATAGTGATGAGTTATCGGAGTCGATGAATTTCGCGAAGAAGATGAGTCAACAGCATAgcggaggaggaggagaagaaaacaataataataacaataatgaggAGGAGAATTCGTGGGAGAGAGAGAAATGTAAAGCGGATATATTGAATCATCCTTTATACGATCAGTTACTGTCGGCACACGTTTCGTGCCTGAGAATTGCGACGCCGGTGGATCAATTACCGAGGATTGACGCACAGCTAGCTCAATCGCAGAACGTGGTAGCCAAGTACTCTGTACTTGGACAAGGTCAACCACCTCTAGATGATAAAGACCTCGATCAATTTATG ACACATTACGTTCTGTTGCTCTCTTCTTTTAAAGAACAACTGCAACAACATGTCCGCGTACATGCAATGGAAGCTGTCATGGCTTGCTGGGAGCTAGAACAATCTCTACAAAGCTTAACAG GGGTAGCACCTGGTGAAGGTACAGGAGCAACCATgtctgatgatgatgatgaccaGGCTGATAGTGACACAAACTTTTTGGACGGAGGTTTTGATGGACCAGATAGCATGGGTTTTGGTCCTCTTGTACCTACTGAAAGTGAGAGGTCCTTGATGGAGCGTGTTAGGCAAGAACTCAAGCATGAGCTCAAACAG GGTTATAAGGAAAAGATTGTTGACATTAGAGAGGAAATTTTACGCAAAAGAAGAGCAGGAAAGTTGCCTGGTGACACAACATCTGTCTTGAAAGCTTGGTGGCAATCACATTCTAAGTGGCCTTATCCAACT GAGGAAGACAAAGCACGATTAGTGCAAGAAACAGGTTTACAACTGAAGCAGATTAACAATTGGTTTATTAACCAAAGGAAGAGGAACTGGCACAGCAATCCATCAACGTCTTCTTCTCAGAAAAGCAAACGCAAGAG TGCAGGTGAAATCAAGCAGTAA